Proteins from one Bactrocera neohumeralis isolate Rockhampton chromosome 3, APGP_CSIRO_Bneo_wtdbg2-racon-allhic-juicebox.fasta_v2, whole genome shotgun sequence genomic window:
- the LOC126752841 gene encoding UDP-glucosyltransferase 2-like has translation MEHFLAPLLQRGHHVTTLTNHPAKQMHPNLTEILIKPPLNLAYYHPKENMFKMQFSSDFENLHLYWETGLTSSEYALNQSNVKSLIASKDLHFDLVILEQFFHESFLMFAHKFKCPVVTLGTLGCADNMDRAMGLLTPWSFVPHLFLSDINQMDFYQRAYNVYISLYDAFFRHWFYLPQMQAMAERHFGGFIEGPLPHVNELVQNISLMLINSHRSLDAPRPSMPGLVSVGGIHIKPVKPLPAELQRYLDSSTDGVIYFSLGTYIHSVDMPSGHIKILLDAFAQLKQNVLWKYENATIDAELPPNVRISKWLPQNDIFAHANTKLIITHGGIFSTQEGVYWGIPLLFIPIFGDQHRNARKAVHAGYARSLLFDKLTSDDLVQNIQLLLNDPQYKQKALEASGRFRDNPIHPLEEATYWMEYVMRHSGAPHLKSRSAYMPLYQYLLLDVLGCTLLLVLLIVLLIIVIVRVLKRCLAVRLKANEDRQKKQK, from the exons atggaacattttttggcGCCACTACTGCAGCGTGGACACCATGTTACGACATTAACCAATCATCCAGCCAAGCAAATGCATCCAAATTTAACAGAAATCCTTATTAAGCCGCCGCTGAATCTGGCATATTACC ATCCTAAAGAAAACATGTTTAAGATGCAGTTCAGCagtgatttcgaaaatttgcaCTTATATTGGGAAACCGGTTTAACGAGTAGCGAATATGCGCTCAATCAATCCAACGTGAAATCCTTGATCGCTAGTAAAGATTTGCATTTCGATCTTGTCATCTTGGAGCAGTTCTTTCACGAGAGTTTTCTCATGTTTGCGCACAAATTTAAATGTCCTGTCGTAACACTGGGCACCTTGGGTTGTGCTGACAATATGGATCGTGCCATGGGTCTGTTAACGCCCTGGTCCTTTGTGCCACATTTATTTCTCTCGGATATAAATCAAATGGACTTCTATCAACGCgcttataatgtatatatttcgCTCTACGATGCCTTCTTTAGGCATTGGTTTTACTTGCCGCAAATGCAAGCAATGGCGGAGCGACATTTCGGCGGGTTTATCGAAG GCCCTCTCCCACATGTAAACGAGCTGGTTCAAAATATCTCACTAATGCTGATCAACTCTCATCGCAGCTTAGATGCACCACGTCCAAGCATGCCTGGCTTAGTGAGCGTCGGTGGCATACATATCAAACCAGTGAAGCCGCTGCCAGCAGAACTGCAG CGCTATCTTGACAGCTCAACAGATGGTGTCATCTACTTTAGTCTCGGCACGTATATACACAGTGTGGACATGCCGAGTGGCCACATCAAAATTCTGCTCGATGCCTTCGCTCAACTCAAGCAGAATGTCTTGTGGAAGTATGAGAATGCGACGATCGACGCTGAGCTACCGCCCAATGTGAGGATCAGTAAATGGCTGCCACAAAACGATATTTTCGCACACGCCAATACGAAGTTAATCATCACACATGGCGGCATATTCAGCACGCAAGAGGGTGTTTACTGGGGCATACCGCTCTTGTTTATACCGATCTTTGGTGATCAGCATCGCAACGCCCGAAAGGCAGTACACGCTGGCTATGCGCGCTCTTTACTCTTCGATAAATTGACGAGTGATGATCTGGTGCAAAACATACAACTGCTGCTGAATGATCCTCAATACAAGCAAAAGGCTTTGGAGGCTTCAGGCCGCTTTAGAGATAATCCTATACATCCATTGGAGGAGGCCACCTACTGGATGGAATATGTGATGAGACATAGCGGCGCCCCACATTTGAAATCGCGTAGCGCTTACATGCCGCTCTATCAGTACTTGTTATTGGATGTGTTGGGCTGTACGctattgttggtgttattgaTTGTTTTATTGATTATTGTAATCGTAAGAGTACTTAAGCGTTGCCTTGCAGTAAGGCTGAAAGCAAATGAGGACAGGcaaaaaaagcagaaataa
- the LOC126752102 gene encoding UDP-glucosyltransferase 2-like, with translation MQLQWFVLLLTAVSMPLTCTSYRILFMGPFPAPSHWMWMEHFLKDLLQRGHQVTTLTNHPAKQAHPNLTEIIIDPKLNIAEHRPRENIFKMHFTSDFENLQMYWHVGLLSSEHALNDPKVKSLIASQDLEFDLIVLEQFYHESFLMFAHKFKCPVVTLGTLGYADNMDHAMGLLTPWATVPHLLVSYTDQMTFVQRAYNTYLSIYDALFRSWYYIPKMQEMAERHFGAHIDGPLPHVVDLEKNISMMLINSHRSTDVPRPSMPGLIDVAGVHIKKPKPLPEDLQTFLDNSTHGVIYFSVGSYMKSTDMPVEKINLILHAFSQLKQNVLWKFENSSIGHLPPNVKIQSWLPQNDILAHPNIKVFISHGGIFGTQESIHWGVPMLCIPFFGDQFRNSMRSVQDGYARWLHFGKMTSDDLVQNLRLLINDPTYKQKAVELSRRFRDNLIDPLEEASFWMEYVVRHKGAPHLKSHGAFMPLYQYLLLDVFGCVLVLLFLAVWLPLRFIELRTPLTSLFEKVVCFSKDKTQQAKAIQIDLKASNKYRYAG, from the exons ATGCAGCTTCAATGGTTCGTATTACTACTCACGGCGGTGTCGATGCCGCTAACGTGTACGAGTTATAGAATTTTGTTTATGGGACCCTTCCCAGCACCAAGCCATTGGATGTGGATGGAACATTTCCTGAAAGATCTGTTGCAGCGCGGACATCAAGTCACAACACTGACTAATCATCCCGCCAAGCAAGCACATCCAAACCTAACGGAGATCATTATTGATCCCAAGCTGAATATAGCCGAACATC GACCACGTGAGAACAtcttcaaaatgcattttacaaGCGACTTCGAGAACTTGCAAATGTATTGGCACGTCGGTTTGTTGAGCTCGGAGCACGCTTTAAACGACCCAAAAGTGAAATCACTGATCGCTAGTCAGGATTTGGAATTCGATTTGATCGTGTTGGAACAGTTCTATCACGAGAGTTTCCTAATGTTTGCGCACAAATTCAAATGTCCTGTCGTGACGTTGGGCACTTTGGGTTATGCTGATAATATGGATCATGCCATGGGTCTGCTGACACCCTGGGCTACCGTACCACACTTACTAGTTTCCTACACCGATCAGATGACCTTCGTACAACGCGCTTATAACACCTATTTGTCGATATACGACGCGCTGTTTAGAAGCTGGTATTATATACCCAAAATGCAGGAGATGGCTGAGCGACACTTTGGCGCGCACATTGATG GTCCTTTGCCACATGTCGTTGACTTGGAGAAGAATATTTCGATGATGTTGATCAACAGTCATCGCAGCACAGATGTGCCACGCCCCAGCATGCCTGGTTTAATCGATGTGGCCGGTGTACATATCAAGAAGCCCAAACCGTTGCCAGAAGATCTGCAAACCTTCTTGGACAATTCCACACACGGTGTCATCTACTTTAGCGTGGGCTCGTACATGAAGAGTACCGATATGCCGGTGGAGAAGATCAATCTCATACTGCATGCCTTCAGTCAACTGAAACAGAATGTTTTGTGGAAATTCGAGAATTCATCTATTGGTCATCTACCGCCGAATGTGAAAATCCAAAGCTGGTTGCCACAAAACGACATACTCGCGCATCCGAATATCAAGGTCTTCATCTCGCATGGCGGCATCTTCGGCACACAGGAGAGCATACACTGGGGTGTGCCGATGCTGTGTATACCCTTCTTCGGCGATCAGTTCCGCAACTCGATGCGTTCGGTGCAGGACGGTTATGCGCGTTGGTTGCATTTCGGCAAAATGACCAGTGATGATTTGGTGCAAAATCTGCGCTTGCTCATCAACGATCCCACTTACAAACAGAAGGCCGTCGAATTGTCACGTCGGTTCCGCGATAATCTGATTGATCCACTGGAAGAGGCTTCGTTTTGGATGGAGTATGTGGTCCGACATAAGGGTGCGCCACATTTGAAATCCCATGGCGCTTTCATGCCACTCTATCAGTATTTGTTGTTGGATGTTTTCGGTTGtgtgttagtgttgttgttctTGGCAGTGTGGTTGCCATTGCGTTTTATCGAGTTGAGAACGCCGCTGACTAGTTTGTTCGAGAAAGTGGTTTGCTTCAGCAAGGACAAAACACAACAAGCGAAAGCGATACAAATCGACCTGAAGGCAAGCAATAAATACCGTTATGCGGGTTAA